The Pan paniscus chromosome 17, NHGRI_mPanPan1-v2.0_pri, whole genome shotgun sequence genomic interval TAGCAGTCCATAGGAAGCAAACATTTTGCCCTGCTTCTCCACACCCCAAGTTCTCTGGGGCAGGCTCCCCTGGGTGGGGGCCGGTGGTGATCCAGCTAATGTGACCCACCCATAAAGTCTGTCTCATTCTGAGGCTCTATATTATGAAACCGACTTGCCTGCAGATATAAGCCACATTCTCCAGTATCAGGATAAGAAGGTGATACTGTGGTCTCTTGTCtgtcatactttttattttatttctcgcACTGTTTAGTAACTCCAGCGGGGAAGAAAGTGTTATTTGTTTACCTCTTCATATTCCCTTGAATCTTGAACTCATGGCTTGCCTCCATCCCTAAATGGCCTCAAAAAGCTATCTGATACATTTTCTTGCTCTTGAAAGAGTCATATTGAATTACTTCAAAAGTATCAAGTagcctaaatatataaagtagtAGTGGCATTACATGGCAGAAGAGctgaaaattaaatgattttaaagattTATGGTCCAGATTAAATATTGCCCCTATTGTCATCCCACATATGGAACAGAGGACCTGAGTATAATCtcttttacagataaaaagtCAAAGACACGGAGAAGATCATCCAATGATTCTCAGGCAGAGAGGAGTTGGAccatcctactttttttttcctgttacttcATCTTTACTATTTCACATTTTCGGCCAACAAATCAAGGTACAAACAGGATTTATTTCACATTAATATATTAACTGGATTTTTTGTCAAATAAATAGGGAATTATCTTTAAATAACCATCTCCTCACTTCATGGCCAGTGCAGGAATGAACTAGAGCAAATGTCAGTGTATCCGGAGGCATGAGGCTTATAGGAAAGAGGCAGGCTAAGGGGCTCCAGCCAGCATGCAGGGTCAGGGGCCCTCATTCCTGGCCCACCCAGGTGGCACAACGGCACAGATATGCATTCTCTAGTTCCAGTAGAGAAGCCCCTTctagagggaagagagaggagacGGAAAGCAAATTCCAGAAACACTAGCAGAAAGCAGGGAGGCTTCCTCCCCAGCCTCAGTGGGCTTGTCCTGATGCCACTCAAGTCCTAGAAGCTCATTTTACAGCCTCAAAAGTCACACGGAGTTGGCAACACCATGACCCAGGACAGGGAAGGGGAGGGTGACAGTGGCTGGGGCCAGAACCTGGCTGAGTGGAATCTGGGCTGACCGTCCGCACATGGTGGCcttcccaggccaggcacagacCAGAGGAGGGAATGTGAACCAGGCCTGGCGGGGGTCTCTGGGAAGACACCTGGCTGGTCTGAGGCGGCTCATGAGGCTGAGTGTAGAGTGGCTGCCAGACCAAgagagctggactgcagtggatgAGGTGGCCAGAGAGTCCCTGTGTAGGGAGAAGCTACGAGAGTGAAATGGGACCGggagggtggggggcgggggtaaCGCCCTGTGCTCCTGAGAGCCCCAGAGATGTGAGGGAGGCATGCGGCTGGGAAGCGGAGCAGGGCCTCTCCCGAGGCCAGGGACCCAACTGTCCCCCAGCGCTCGTTCCTGGTAACTGTTTATGATCAGACCTAGAGGAAGAACGAGGCCCTCTctcacctcccccagccccagccgcAGCCCTGAGGGAAGGGGTAGGAAACAAGGACTGGGAGGTAGGCAGGAGGCTGGAGGTAGGAGGCGTCTACTGGGTCTTCTTATCTTCCCTCGGGTAAGATGGCGGAGGATGCTTCGTGGGCATGGAGACGTGGTGTGGTTTGCCTGGGTTATAATAGGTGCTGGCAGCTGCTTTTGTGGCCCTGGCTTCGGCTGCAGGAGTGCAGGGAACATCTGCGCTGACCGGAGGTTCCATGGGCCCAGGATAGGGCGGTGGCGGGGGCTGCACATACCCCATGGCCCTGTCCATCTTGGGAGGTCCTGGATAGAACTCAGGGGAAGGTGGTGGAGAAGGGCAGCCAGGAGGGCAGGGATACATTCCACTAGTGACTGGCGGGGGAAAGACACAAGTCCTGCCAGGCATGTGAGAGTGGCCGTAGGCTCCACTGAGGGCTTCACCCCTGGACGCTTGAGATGTCACCTGGAGCACCTGCTGTCCAGATTCAGTGGCGCCCCCTGCCGTGAAGGCGGACTTGCCGGAAGCAGAGCCTTCCCAGCCACCGCCTGCTTCGGCGTTCACTGTTCCCTTGATGCAGTTTGTGTCAAACACAGGCTGCTTGATCTCACAGGCCTTCAAGAGATAAAATGACATTACGAAGGACTGCATGGCATCCTTCGCCCTGGACAGAAAGATGAAAGGGGTAAGGTAGACGGTGCCTTTCTTGGTCCCTTT includes:
- the LOC100976559 gene encoding WW domain-binding protein 2-like isoform X1 — its product is MVLKESHSEGSRVIANNTESIPMSYDHVKLTFSDMKNVPEASKGTKKGTVYLTPFIFLSRAKDAMQSFVMSFYLLKACEIKQPVFDTNCIKGTVNAEAGGGWEGSASGKSAFTAGGATESGQQVLQVTSQASRGEFYPGPPKMDRAMGYVQPPPPPYPGPMEPPVSADVPCTPAAEARATKAAASTYYNPGKPHHVSMPTKHPPPSYPREDKKTQ
- the LOC100976559 gene encoding WW domain-binding protein 2-like isoform X2; translated protein: MVLKESHSEGSRVIANNTESIPMSYDHVKLTFSDMKNVPEASKGTKKGTVYLTPFIFLSRAKDAMQSFVMSFYLLKACEIKQPVFDTNCIKGTVNAEAGGGWEGSASGKSAFTAGGATESGQQVLQVTSQASRGEALSGAYGHSHMPGRTCVFPPPVTSGMYPCPPGCPSPPPSPEFYPGPPKMDRAMGYVQPPPPPYPGPMEPPVSADVPCTPAAEARATKAAASTYYNPGKPHHVSMPTKHPPPSYPREDKKTQ